A genomic segment from Deltaproteobacteria bacterium encodes:
- a CDS encoding c-type cytochrome: MKGKGTLLLCTLTVLTITATLLSSARIQAADGPTDTNWMTYNGTVNGQRYSSLDQINVQNVASLKEVCRLKVDDSGTFQAGLLQINGTLYMTNAHDTLAVDATNCTLRWRHVYKSEQEDIFQVNRGVAYANGKLFRGTPDARMLAIDAATGKTIWQQQVGDPGQGEFFSSVPAVWQGLIISGSAGSDWGIRGRIMAYEQETGREVWRFYTIPRGREVGAETWTDRDTARYGGGGSWTTYTLDMSSGEVFVPVGNPAPDFVPSYRSGANLFTDSMVVLDARTGALKWWFQMLANDGLDLDLAAAPMLFWNSKGRPMVAIGSKDGYLYSVDRETKKQIFKTQVTTVKIPEKAPNAKGVYSCPGPAGGVEWNGPAYDPVNKQIVVGAVDWCATIKSDEVEFQPGKFFLGGTWEWDAAKTGWVTAVHQDTGAVQWKYHTDAPVVSAITPTAGGVTFAGDLGGDFFAFDSKTGKVLLKIATGGGVAGGIITYALGGTQYIAITSGNVSRMSFGESGKPSVVIYALPEHAKSIAPAPQAAASPTQPTTTAALTAPNAGRGKDLYGKNCAACHGSSGEGGSGPVLKGVSKKLDFAGTVKWIESPSEKMPKLYPSILDAQAVTDVATYVLGLQ, encoded by the coding sequence ATGAAGGGAAAAGGAACGCTATTGCTCTGCACGTTAACCGTATTGACGATAACTGCCACGCTACTGTCTTCAGCTCGCATACAGGCTGCTGATGGTCCAACTGACACGAACTGGATGACGTATAACGGCACGGTCAATGGCCAGCGTTACTCGTCGCTCGATCAAATCAATGTGCAGAACGTTGCGTCACTAAAAGAAGTGTGTCGCCTAAAGGTTGATGATTCGGGAACATTCCAGGCTGGTCTCTTACAGATCAACGGGACCCTATATATGACCAATGCGCATGACACCTTAGCGGTTGATGCGACAAACTGTACCCTGCGCTGGCGTCATGTCTATAAGTCTGAACAAGAAGATATCTTCCAGGTCAATCGTGGCGTGGCCTACGCGAATGGCAAACTGTTTCGTGGTACGCCCGATGCTCGCATGCTGGCAATTGATGCGGCTACTGGCAAAACGATCTGGCAGCAGCAAGTCGGTGACCCTGGGCAAGGGGAGTTCTTCAGCTCTGTTCCGGCAGTCTGGCAAGGGCTGATCATCTCTGGCTCAGCCGGAAGCGACTGGGGGATTCGTGGTCGTATCATGGCGTACGAGCAGGAGACTGGTCGTGAGGTGTGGCGTTTCTACACGATCCCACGCGGCAGGGAGGTTGGGGCCGAGACGTGGACGGACCGGGACACCGCACGCTACGGGGGTGGTGGGAGCTGGACCACTTACACGCTCGATATGTCAAGTGGTGAGGTTTTTGTACCAGTCGGTAATCCAGCGCCTGACTTCGTGCCGAGTTATCGCTCTGGAGCCAACCTTTTTACCGACAGTATGGTAGTCCTCGATGCCCGTACTGGTGCGCTCAAATGGTGGTTTCAGATGCTGGCGAATGACGGGCTCGATCTCGACCTTGCAGCAGCGCCGATGTTGTTCTGGAATAGTAAAGGGCGCCCGATGGTTGCCATCGGCAGTAAAGACGGGTACCTCTACAGCGTCGACCGCGAAACCAAGAAACAGATATTCAAGACCCAGGTGACAACCGTAAAGATCCCCGAAAAAGCACCGAACGCGAAAGGCGTTTATAGCTGCCCTGGACCAGCAGGTGGTGTCGAATGGAACGGACCTGCGTACGATCCAGTAAACAAACAGATTGTTGTAGGTGCAGTCGATTGGTGTGCAACTATCAAGTCTGATGAAGTTGAGTTTCAACCCGGAAAGTTCTTTCTTGGTGGAACGTGGGAATGGGATGCGGCCAAGACCGGCTGGGTGACTGCTGTCCATCAGGATACTGGGGCAGTGCAATGGAAGTACCATACGGACGCGCCCGTTGTTTCTGCTATCACGCCGACTGCCGGTGGGGTGACCTTCGCTGGTGATCTCGGTGGCGATTTCTTTGCCTTCGATTCAAAGACTGGCAAAGTGTTGCTTAAGATTGCTACTGGCGGCGGCGTTGCCGGTGGGATCATTACCTATGCACTTGGCGGCACGCAGTACATCGCCATTACTTCAGGCAATGTGTCGCGCATGTCATTTGGCGAGAGTGGAAAACCCTCAGTGGTCATCTATGCGCTGCCAGAGCATGCCAAATCAATTGCTCCAGCACCGCAGGCCGCTGCATCACCAACACAGCCGACAACGACGGCAGCCTTGACTGCACCGAACGCCGGGCGAGGCAAGGATTTGTACGGCAAAAACTGCGCAGCCTGTCATGGAAGCAGCGGAGAAGGGGGCTCAGGCCCGGTATTGAAAGGCGTGAGCAAAAAACTCGACTTTGCCGGTACCGTTAAGTGGATCGAAAGTCCGTCAGAGAAGATGCCCAAGCTCTATCCTTCTATCCTTGATGCACAGGCGGTGACAGATGTAGCTACGTATGTTTTGGGATTGCAATGA
- a CDS encoding NAD(P)/FAD-dependent oxidoreductase: MCAAVSQARPTGVPTPTELGFDPAELRKKYTDERNKRLRSDANNQYQEITGRFAHYNEDPYVEPGFTRPALQEELDVLIVGGGFGGLLSAARLQKVGITKIRIIEKAGDFGGTWYWNRYPGAQCDIESYVYLPLLEETGYMPKEKYSFAPEIFEHAKRIGKHFNLYDKACFQTQIREARWNEETGRWTITTDRNDVFKARFVIMSSGPLNRPKLPAIPGIEKFKGHTFHTSRWDYNYTGGDTTGGMTKLGDKRVAIIGTGATAIQSVPRVAKYAKQLYVFQRTPSSVDERGNSPTDPEWVKTLKPGWQDHRNTNFNSILSGLPVEEDLVNDKWTSLFKLLANLLSGKESSDLSNEAIAALSEIADFQKMNEVRARVSKVVQDQQTAENLKAWYGQWCKRPTFNDEYLPCFNQPNVQLVDTKGKGVDRVTENAVVVDGVEYPVDCIIYATGFEVGTAYTRRSECEVYGRNGVTLSDAWSKGMRTYHGLLSCGFPNLFHMGLTQTGLAPNFTYMLNGQANHIAHLVAEVDKRGAKGMEPTPEAEEAWVKLVTSPTFMTVYQDICTPGYYNGEGRNEGQGFLAQYPDGAVKFYDMLAKWRESGKMEGLVVK, from the coding sequence ATGTGTGCTGCAGTATCACAAGCGAGACCAACGGGAGTCCCAACACCGACAGAGCTGGGCTTCGACCCAGCCGAACTACGCAAGAAGTACACTGACGAACGTAACAAACGTTTGCGTTCTGATGCGAATAACCAATACCAGGAAATCACTGGACGGTTCGCCCATTACAACGAAGACCCCTACGTGGAGCCGGGCTTCACGCGACCTGCACTGCAGGAAGAGTTGGATGTTTTGATTGTTGGTGGCGGCTTTGGCGGCTTGCTGTCCGCTGCTCGCCTGCAGAAAGTCGGAATCACCAAGATTCGTATTATCGAAAAAGCTGGAGATTTCGGCGGCACCTGGTATTGGAACCGTTATCCTGGCGCTCAATGCGATATCGAATCCTACGTCTACCTGCCGTTGCTCGAAGAGACTGGTTACATGCCAAAGGAAAAGTATTCCTTCGCACCAGAGATCTTTGAACATGCGAAACGGATCGGCAAGCATTTCAACCTCTATGATAAAGCCTGCTTCCAAACGCAAATCAGAGAAGCGCGTTGGAACGAAGAGACCGGACGCTGGACGATTACCACTGACCGCAATGATGTCTTCAAAGCTCGCTTTGTCATCATGTCGAGTGGCCCGCTGAATCGGCCCAAACTTCCCGCCATTCCTGGCATCGAGAAGTTCAAAGGGCACACTTTCCACACCAGTCGTTGGGATTATAACTACACTGGTGGTGATACCACTGGTGGTATGACGAAGCTGGGTGACAAGCGTGTTGCCATTATCGGCACTGGCGCAACCGCGATTCAGTCTGTCCCCCGAGTCGCGAAATATGCCAAGCAGCTCTATGTCTTCCAACGCACTCCGTCTTCTGTGGACGAACGTGGGAACTCACCGACCGATCCAGAATGGGTGAAAACCCTCAAGCCCGGCTGGCAAGACCATCGCAACACCAACTTCAATTCGATCTTGTCCGGCCTTCCGGTCGAGGAAGATTTGGTCAATGACAAGTGGACGAGCCTGTTTAAACTGTTGGCCAATCTGTTGTCAGGCAAAGAATCCTCAGATCTGTCGAACGAAGCGATCGCGGCGTTGTCAGAAATTGCTGACTTCCAGAAGATGAACGAGGTGCGCGCGCGCGTCTCTAAGGTCGTGCAAGACCAACAGACCGCCGAAAATCTCAAGGCCTGGTACGGGCAGTGGTGCAAACGCCCGACCTTCAACGATGAGTATCTCCCCTGCTTTAATCAGCCCAATGTGCAGCTGGTCGATACCAAAGGCAAAGGCGTTGATCGTGTGACTGAAAACGCCGTGGTCGTGGATGGCGTTGAGTATCCAGTCGATTGCATCATCTACGCGACCGGCTTCGAAGTTGGCACCGCCTACACGCGACGCTCTGAATGTGAAGTATACGGTCGCAATGGCGTCACGCTCTCCGATGCGTGGTCAAAGGGCATGCGGACCTACCACGGTCTCCTGAGCTGTGGTTTCCCGAACCTTTTCCATATGGGATTGACGCAAACTGGTCTGGCGCCGAACTTTACCTACATGCTGAACGGACAAGCCAACCACATCGCCCATCTCGTCGCTGAGGTGGACAAGCGTGGAGCGAAGGGCATGGAACCTACTCCTGAGGCTGAAGAGGCCTGGGTGAAGTTGGTGACCAGCCCAACCTTCATGACCGTGTACCAAGACATCTGCACTCCTGGTTACTACAACGGCGAAGGAAGAAATGAAGGACAGGGATTCCTCGCCCAGTATCCTGACGGCGCGGTGAAGTTCTATGACATGCTCGCCAAGTGGCGGGAATCAGGGAAGATGGAAGGGTTGGTCGTGAAGTAA